The Paeniglutamicibacter sulfureus genome includes a region encoding these proteins:
- a CDS encoding MarR family winged helix-turn-helix transcriptional regulator has protein sequence MDPAAAFELVLLLQQFGQASDRYVESTGTRHKTHRTDMNALAVIMRFERAGNPPTPGDLSRTLQLSSPATSAMLDRLERVGHIERLRIDKDRRVVRIKMTPKAQADGRAMFAPLAARMMEVISTYTDEEVKLVSRFMADAAAGVDRARNDAEHP, from the coding sequence CTTCAGCAGTTCGGTCAGGCATCGGACCGTTACGTCGAATCGACCGGGACCCGGCACAAGACCCACCGCACGGACATGAACGCCCTGGCCGTCATCATGCGCTTCGAACGTGCGGGAAACCCTCCGACCCCGGGCGACCTCTCGCGGACCCTGCAACTGAGTTCACCGGCCACCAGCGCCATGCTGGATCGGCTCGAGCGCGTTGGCCACATCGAGCGCCTGCGCATCGACAAGGACCGCCGCGTGGTCCGCATCAAGATGACCCCGAAGGCGCAGGCCGACGGGCGTGCCATGTTTGCGCCCCTGGCGGCGCGCATGATGGAGGTCATTTCCACCTACACCGACGAGGAAGTGAAGCTGGTTTCCCGCTTCATGGCCGACGCGGCGGCCGGCGTGGACAGGGCACGGAACGACGCGGAGCACCCCTAG